Proteins co-encoded in one Thamnophis elegans isolate rThaEle1 chromosome 1, rThaEle1.pri, whole genome shotgun sequence genomic window:
- the LOC116520297 gene encoding LOW QUALITY PROTEIN: 2-aminoethanethiol dioxygenase-like (The sequence of the model RefSeq protein was modified relative to this genomic sequence to represent the inferred CDS: inserted 2 bases in 1 codon) has protein sequence THICETARFSMGIFVLCASACIPLHDHPGIQGLLKVLYGTLHIACFDEQPKEPQDAPDAAASADASEAASCPSRPCRLHTLLCLHRLYTASTPPCLLSPQRDNLHQIAAEGARPTAFLYLLAPPYDPAXCHYYRLADGQSLPPATSPPCALWLLEIPQAPDFWCGREPYPGP, from the exons ACGCACATCTGCGAGACGGCGCGCTTCAGCATGGGCATCTTCGTGCTCTGCGCCAGCGCCTGCATCCCTCTGCATGACCACCCGGGCATACAGGGGCTGCTGAAGGTCCTCTACGGCACCCTCCACATTGCCTGCTTTGACGAGCAGCCCAAGGAGCCCCAGGATGCCCCCGACGCCGCTGCTTCCGCCGACGCCTCTGAGGCCGCCTCTTGCCCCAGCCGCCCTTGCCGCTTGCACACCTTGCTCTGCTTGCACCGCCTCTACACGGCCTCCACGCCACCCTGCCTGCTCTCCCCGCAGCGGGACAACCTGCACCAGATCGCAGCCGAGGGTGCCCGGCCCACCGCCTTCCTCTACCTCCTGGCGCCGCCCTACGACCCGGC CTGCCACTACTACCGGCTGGCTgacgggcagagcctcccgcctgCAACCAGCCCTCCGTGTGCTCTCTGGCTGCTGGAGATCCCACAGGCGCCTGACTTCTGGTGTGGCAGGGAGCCTTACCCAGGCCCCTGA